From Nocardioides daedukensis, the proteins below share one genomic window:
- a CDS encoding FhaA domain-containing protein, translating into MAGGLQRFENKLEQMISGAFARAFRSAVQPVEISAALQREVDNNAQILSRDRRLVPNSFHVELSPGDLERLSGYDSTLEGELTNALRDHADEQSYVFPGPVQIEFAQADDLTTGRFRVRSAARAKVTTNATDTQVGRATVVLEVNGVRHPLNPPGLIVGRGTDAGLRINDPGISRSHVEFQVRGGQSDPEISVRDLGSTNGMLVDGHKVPDSRLYNGSTVKIGNTTLTVRVVEES; encoded by the coding sequence GTGGCCGGCGGACTGCAACGTTTCGAGAACAAGCTGGAGCAGATGATCTCCGGTGCCTTCGCGCGCGCCTTCCGCAGCGCCGTACAACCCGTCGAGATCTCCGCGGCCCTGCAGCGCGAGGTCGACAACAACGCGCAGATCCTCAGCCGCGACCGCCGCCTGGTGCCCAACTCGTTCCACGTCGAGCTCAGCCCCGGCGACCTCGAACGCCTCTCCGGCTATGACTCCACGCTCGAGGGCGAACTGACCAACGCGCTGCGCGACCACGCCGACGAGCAGTCCTACGTCTTCCCCGGCCCGGTGCAGATCGAGTTCGCCCAGGCCGACGACCTCACCACCGGCCGGTTCCGGGTCCGCTCGGCCGCCCGCGCCAAGGTCACCACGAACGCCACCGACACCCAGGTCGGCCGCGCCACCGTCGTGCTCGAGGTCAACGGCGTACGCCACCCGCTCAACCCGCCCGGCCTGATCGTCGGACGAGGCACGGATGCCGGCCTGCGGATCAACGATCCCGGCATCAGCCGAAGCCACGTCGAGTTCCAGGTGCGCGGCGGCCAGAGTGACCCCGAGATCTCGGTGCGCGACCTCGGCTCGACCAACGGCATGCTCGTCGACGGTCACAAGGTCCCGGACTCCCGGCTCTACAACGGGTCCACCGTGAAGATCGGCAACACCACCCTGACCGTGCGCGTGGTGGAGGAGTCCTGA
- a CDS encoding FHA domain-containing protein FhaB/FipA yields the protein MSELTLFLIRFAYLAILWIFVLSAISVIRTDMFGARLPAQQSRPASRGQKPAKPPTRRRGSPTHVLVVDGPNVGERADLAQAPVLIGRGSDAAIRLDDDYVSTRHARIAASGEQWFVEDLGSTNGTYVGQARISQPTTLALGTQVRIGKTVLELRK from the coding sequence GTGAGTGAGCTGACCCTGTTCCTGATCCGGTTCGCCTATCTGGCGATCCTGTGGATCTTCGTGCTCTCCGCGATCAGCGTGATCCGCACCGACATGTTCGGCGCCCGCCTCCCCGCCCAGCAGTCCCGACCCGCCTCGAGGGGACAGAAGCCGGCCAAGCCGCCGACCCGCCGCCGCGGCTCCCCCACGCACGTCCTGGTCGTCGACGGCCCCAACGTCGGCGAACGTGCCGACCTGGCCCAGGCACCGGTCCTGATCGGTCGGGGCTCGGACGCCGCGATCCGACTCGACGACGACTACGTCTCCACCCGCCATGCCCGCATCGCCGCCTCCGGTGAGCAGTGGTTCGTCGAGGACCTCGGCTCCACCAACGGCACCTATGTCGGCCAGGCACGGATCAGCCAGCCCACCACGCTCGCTCTCGGGACCCAGGTCCGGATCGGGAAGACCGTCCTCGAGCTGAGGAAGTGA
- a CDS encoding transglutaminase domain-containing protein: protein MSGPQYPLPNYPPPPSWSPPPARRTFPWLAVLGSAALALILVVGVTAVLVWDRGDSSGDRSSKSEALRERLLAETRRELPTTAKVDNAVPGYDYSAAVTDVGVDADLAIAATYDADVSDPWRGAEGKIEVYADAQLTKPVPISILPDAASPTSDPHLVIDAMRLRRTHIVRKDGQAKGTMADLGTYWNINPNVYVVQYLTPDGAERDRPLVTEVNFQSETPSPAQVSSGMTPDGDALLEWSPVEGASEYLVVLQQRRSSGSVTVQVIGRTSEPTWSSVETERCLQSTCTQNTSMTLTTINASTMTSLPGLVAESIDARLGVVAVVDREASVMAPIDFTGLETLPVRSDRKWDAGADVADRGLAALPSRFLFVSIDGSTRATGAFIDRKEVGRSGSTWEVPLRGRGTRLVDTVRIPAAAVKDIDAAVKTFNARAQRDYPHSGLLDTRILIDVSNPEKPSPELPAPDYPIFGSNDLTIFIASQLVAGSTAIDVSDFDDEPGLPSIKDALDEAVYQNPYAFAYFDQFAIAGSVIHVEPAYSKAEKQTRQKRLADAAEALVARVIKPGMSASDKVGAINRHFVDNADYDDKALASATTGYRSDIPDRYRYAWEPDGILVDGSGVCMSYAYAFHVVAEEAGVESVVVTGDLADGGGHAWNKVKIGNRWRAVDVTWNDPGGRWTARSGETYLMIDDAQFTGNALRSEDERWMADALVGHYATR from the coding sequence ATGTCGGGGCCGCAGTATCCCCTGCCCAACTACCCCCCGCCGCCCTCCTGGTCGCCGCCGCCCGCCCGACGTACGTTCCCCTGGCTGGCGGTGCTCGGGTCCGCCGCGCTGGCACTGATCCTCGTGGTCGGTGTCACGGCCGTTCTGGTGTGGGACCGGGGCGACTCGTCGGGAGATCGAAGCTCGAAGTCGGAGGCCCTGCGCGAACGCCTTCTCGCGGAGACGCGCCGAGAGCTCCCCACCACCGCGAAGGTCGACAACGCGGTGCCCGGCTATGACTACTCCGCCGCTGTGACCGATGTCGGGGTCGATGCAGACCTGGCGATTGCGGCCACCTATGACGCTGACGTGTCGGATCCGTGGCGCGGAGCCGAGGGCAAGATCGAGGTCTACGCAGACGCCCAGCTGACCAAGCCCGTGCCGATCTCGATCCTGCCGGATGCGGCCTCACCCACGTCGGATCCGCACCTGGTCATCGACGCGATGCGGCTACGACGTACGCACATCGTCCGCAAGGACGGCCAAGCCAAGGGCACGATGGCCGACCTCGGGACCTACTGGAACATCAACCCCAACGTCTACGTCGTCCAATACCTCACCCCGGACGGCGCCGAGCGTGACCGCCCGCTGGTCACCGAGGTCAACTTCCAGTCCGAGACACCTTCGCCGGCACAGGTCTCCTCGGGCATGACTCCGGACGGTGATGCGCTCCTGGAGTGGAGCCCGGTCGAGGGCGCCAGCGAATATCTGGTGGTCCTGCAACAGCGACGCAGCAGCGGAAGTGTCACCGTGCAGGTGATCGGGCGAACGTCGGAGCCCACGTGGTCCTCCGTCGAGACGGAACGGTGCCTGCAGTCGACGTGCACCCAGAACACCTCGATGACCCTCACCACGATCAACGCCTCCACGATGACATCGCTTCCCGGCCTGGTCGCCGAGTCGATTGATGCTCGGCTGGGAGTCGTCGCCGTGGTGGACCGAGAGGCATCGGTCATGGCACCGATCGACTTCACGGGTCTCGAGACCCTCCCGGTGCGGTCCGACCGGAAGTGGGACGCGGGGGCCGACGTCGCGGATCGCGGGCTGGCCGCCCTGCCGAGCCGATTCCTGTTCGTCTCCATCGACGGGTCGACCCGCGCGACCGGCGCCTTCATCGACCGCAAGGAAGTGGGCCGCAGCGGCAGCACGTGGGAGGTCCCGCTCCGTGGCCGGGGCACGCGACTGGTGGACACGGTCCGCATTCCGGCAGCAGCGGTCAAGGACATCGACGCGGCCGTCAAGACGTTCAATGCTCGCGCCCAGCGCGACTATCCGCACTCCGGCCTGCTGGACACGCGCATCCTGATCGACGTCAGCAACCCCGAGAAGCCGAGCCCCGAGCTCCCCGCACCCGACTATCCGATCTTCGGCAGCAACGACCTGACGATCTTCATCGCCAGCCAGCTGGTCGCGGGCTCCACCGCGATCGATGTCTCCGACTTCGACGACGAGCCGGGTCTGCCGAGCATCAAGGACGCCCTGGACGAGGCCGTCTATCAGAACCCTTATGCCTTCGCCTACTTCGACCAGTTCGCCATCGCCGGCAGTGTCATCCATGTCGAACCGGCCTATTCGAAGGCGGAGAAGCAGACGCGTCAGAAGCGGCTCGCCGACGCCGCTGAGGCCCTGGTGGCGCGGGTCATCAAGCCGGGGATGAGCGCGTCCGACAAGGTGGGTGCCATCAATCGCCACTTCGTGGACAACGCCGACTATGACGACAAGGCGCTGGCCTCGGCGACGACGGGTTATCGATCCGACATCCCGGATCGATACCGCTATGCCTGGGAGCCGGACGGCATCCTCGTCGACGGCTCGGGCGTGTGCATGAGCTATGCCTACGCCTTCCACGTCGTCGCCGAGGAGGCCGGCGTCGAGTCGGTCGTCGTTACCGGCGATCTCGCCGACGGCGGCGGTCACGCGTGGAACAAGGTGAAGATCGGGAACAGGTGGCGTGCCGTGGACGTGACGTGGAACGACCCGGGCGGGCGGTGGACCGCCCGGTCGGGTGAGACCTACCTGATGATCGACGACGCACAGTTCACCGGCAACGCACTGCGCTCCGAGGACGAGCGCTGGATGGCCGACGCCCTCGTCGGGCACTACGCCACCCGCTGA
- a CDS encoding PP2C family protein-serine/threonine phosphatase, which yields MSDPDTPTTAGTPEEQDTRLLLDFAALSDVGRVRKDNQDSGYAGPWLLTVCDGVGGAARGDIASGTAVQQLRKLDEAPQDDMLSLVAGALHRAHDRIGELVEDDPSLNGTSTTATVALFDGRQLAIGHVGDSRAYLFRDGTISQLTKDHTFVQSLIDEGRITEEEARTHPHRNLILKALDAVHDTEPDLFYVDLAEGDRVFLCSDGACGVLDDAHIADILSTGTPDFAVVELVRASLEAGSSDNVTCIVADVHTELDEAPAPMLVGAAADLPRKSAGGGWSTMSGRFRGHRSGDTGEIEPVPADLGPDVPYAIPTDPIDPEVARYAPRPPGRLSWLRILGVLLILIGLVVGLLGLGYSWTQRQYFVAEHDGHVAIFRGVDASLPGITLNRAHEVSDVDLDRLSNYDANMIREGIGSDSLEDARRTVRNYRGQMTDCTDEPAPEPSESTSPSASGSAGSGATGSTEGPAGGGAALPSGTASPSASPSQGGSAEDAPSPDAKVSASPSAEPDPDCD from the coding sequence ATGTCCGACCCCGACACACCGACGACGGCCGGCACTCCCGAGGAGCAGGACACGCGCCTGCTCCTCGACTTCGCCGCCCTCTCCGACGTCGGACGCGTCCGCAAGGACAACCAGGACAGCGGGTACGCCGGTCCGTGGTTGCTGACGGTCTGCGACGGCGTCGGTGGCGCCGCGCGCGGTGACATCGCCAGCGGCACCGCCGTCCAGCAGCTGCGCAAGCTCGACGAGGCGCCCCAGGACGACATGCTCTCCTTGGTCGCCGGCGCCCTGCACCGCGCCCACGACCGGATCGGTGAGCTGGTCGAGGACGACCCGAGCCTCAACGGCACCAGCACCACGGCCACCGTCGCGCTCTTCGACGGCCGCCAGCTGGCCATCGGCCACGTCGGCGACAGCCGTGCCTACCTCTTCCGCGACGGCACGATCAGCCAGCTCACCAAGGACCACACCTTCGTGCAGTCGCTGATCGACGAGGGCCGGATCACCGAGGAGGAGGCGCGCACCCACCCGCACCGCAACCTGATCCTCAAGGCGCTCGACGCGGTCCACGACACCGAGCCCGACCTGTTCTACGTCGACCTGGCCGAGGGCGACCGCGTCTTCCTGTGCAGTGACGGCGCCTGTGGCGTCCTCGACGACGCCCACATCGCCGACATCCTCTCCACCGGCACCCCCGACTTCGCCGTGGTCGAGCTCGTCCGGGCCAGCCTCGAGGCCGGCAGCAGCGACAACGTGACCTGCATCGTCGCCGACGTACACACCGAGCTCGACGAGGCCCCGGCCCCGATGCTCGTGGGTGCCGCGGCCGACCTGCCCCGCAAGAGCGCAGGTGGCGGCTGGAGCACGATGAGCGGCCGGTTCCGCGGGCACCGCTCCGGCGACACCGGTGAGATCGAGCCGGTCCCGGCCGACCTGGGCCCCGACGTGCCCTACGCGATCCCCACCGACCCGATCGACCCCGAGGTCGCTCGCTACGCCCCGCGCCCACCCGGGCGACTGTCCTGGTTGCGCATCCTCGGCGTGCTGCTGATCCTGATCGGCCTGGTGGTCGGGCTGTTGGGGTTGGGCTACAGCTGGACCCAGCGGCAATACTTCGTCGCCGAGCACGACGGACACGTGGCGATCTTCCGCGGCGTCGACGCCAGCCTGCCCGGCATCACCCTGAACCGCGCGCACGAGGTCTCCGACGTCGATCTGGACCGGCTGTCGAACTATGACGCCAACATGATCCGCGAGGGCATCGGCTCGGACAGCCTGGAGGACGCGCGTCGTACGGTCCGCAACTATCGCGGCCAGATGACCGATTGCACGGACGAGCCGGCACCCGAACCCAGTGAGTCGACCAGCCCGTCCGCCAGCGGATCGGCCGGATCCGGCGCGACCGGCAGCACCGAGGGACCGGCCGGTGGTGGCGCCGCCCTGCCGAGCGGGACCGCCTCACCCAGCGCGAGCCCGAGCCAGGGCGGATCGGCCGAGGACGCGCCGTCGCCGGACGCCAAGGTGAGCGCCTCACCGAGCGCCGAACCCGACCCGGACTGCGACTGA